CTATTCGGGAGCATCGCCGATCTGAGTGAGGCCATGTAGCCCGGCATGGGGGATGCGGTGGGGTTCGACGACACCCCGCTGCGGTTACCTGCTTCTCGGTTCGGCAGGAGCGTAGTAAGTTCGCCGTGCCTCATCGATGAGTTCCATGTGGTTGTCGGCCCATTCCCGGAGCCCATCGAGCGTGGCGACCAAGGATCTCCCCAGCTCGCTCAAACGGTAGTAGACGCGGTTGGGAACGGAACCTGTTTCGGGCCGGCGCTGCACTAGTCCGTCTCGCACGAGATCGCGCAATGTTGCCGACAGCATTTTGCGGGATGCGCCCTTCGATCGCCGATGAAGCTCGCCATAACTGAGTTCTGTTGTACCGGTGAGCAGGTCGAACACCGTGGCGACCCACTTGTTGCTAATGCTGGCGAGGATCTCTTGTAACGGGCCGACTTCGGTGCGCAATGACACTAGTGGTGAAACGTCGACGCTAGCCATGTCAGAACACCGTGTCGTCGAGTTCCATGATCTTGCCGTCTCCGGCGTCGATGATGGCTTGGGTTGCCGCGAGTGCCGGCAGGACATTGCGGGTGAAGTATTGTGCGACAGCAATTTTCTCGTGATAGGAGTCGACATCGGATTCTGTGGCGCCAGCGTCGAGTTCGGTCAAAGCGATCTGAGCTTGATGCAGAAGCTGCCAGCCGACAAGCAGATCGCCGACGGCCGGCAGGAACCGGACCGCGCCCAGGCCCACTTTGTACAGTTCGGCGGGTTGTTCGTCGGCGGCAAGCAGGTGCGTGGACAGCGTC
The nucleotide sequence above comes from Mycobacterium vicinigordonae. Encoded proteins:
- a CDS encoding winged helix-turn-helix transcriptional regulator gives rise to the protein MASVDVSPLVSLRTEVGPLQEILASISNKWVATVFDLLTGTTELSYGELHRRSKGASRKMLSATLRDLVRDGLVQRRPETGSVPNRVYYRLSELGRSLVATLDGLREWADNHMELIDEARRTYYAPAEPRSR
- a CDS encoding acyl-CoA dehydrogenase C-terminal domain-containing protein — encoded protein: MSHHKSNVRDLEFNLFKVLNLGKILDTEKALEGVQAVTATLSTHLLAADEQPAELYKVGLGAVRFLPAVGDLLVGWQLLHQAQIALTELDAGATESDVDSYHEKIAVAQYFTRNVLPALAATQAIIDAGDGKIMELDDTVF